The following DNA comes from Thermoanaerobaculia bacterium.
GCTCGCCCGTGATGACGTGTCGCGGGTCGAATCCGGGATCGACGCGCAGGATCCGGACGAGACTCAGCGCGAGGAGCGCGGCGCCGACCAGGAGGAGCCCGGCGAGGCCGATCTGGCCCGCGACGAGGCCCCGGCGGAGGCGGCCTTCGCCGCGCGCGGCGACGCTCCGCCCCTCTTCGATCGTCCGCCGGACGTCGGGAACCGCGGTCCCGGCGAGGGGGACGAGGCCGAATGCGAGCGCCGTCACGGCGGACACGGCGAGCACGAACGCGAGGACGCGGCCGTCGATCGCGAGCGCCGACAGTCCGGGGAAGTCCGGCGGAAGGCGCCGGCTCGCGACCCGCAGCAGCACCCATCCGCCCGCGGCGCCCGCGGCGGCGGAGAGGATCGTGACGACGGCACTCTCGGCGAGGAGCTGCGCGAAGAGGCGGCTCCGCGACGCTCCGAGCGCGATGCGGATCGCGATCTCGCTGCGCCGCTGCGCGGCGCGGGCGAGGAGCAGGCCCGCGACGTTCGTGCACGCGATCAGGAGGAGAAGGCCGACCGCCCCGAAGAGTATCCAGAGGGGCTTGCGCGTGTCGCCGACGAGGTCTCGCTGCAGCGGCACGAGCGCCGTCCGGACGAGGCTCCCCGGCGGAAACTGGTCGGGATAGTCGCGCTGGAACCGGCGGATGAGCGCGTCGACCTGCGCCTGGGCGCCCGAGAGGGCGACTCCCGGCCGGATTCGGCCGATCAGGTCGAGGTACTCGTCTCCGCGTTGGCCGGCGGCGATCCGTTCCGGGGTCAGGGCGAATGGCGCCCAGACGTCCGACGCGGCGTTGCGGCCGTAGGCGCGTCCCCACCGGAAGCCGGGAGGCGCGATCCCCACGACGGTGTAGGGCTCGCCGTTGAGCAGAATCGTTCGCCCGACGAGCCGCGGATCGGCGCCGTATCGGCGGCGCCAGAGCGCGTCGCCGACGACGACGACGCGGTCGCGGCCGGGGGTCTCCTCGGCGGGATCGAACGTGCGTCCGCGCGCGGCGCGAACCCCGAGGATCGAGAAGAAGTTGGCGGAGACGAGGAGGCCCCGAAGTCGCTCCGGCGTTGCGTTCCCCGTCGCCGCGGGACTCCAGGGCGTCGTCGCCGCAACGCCGGACAGAGCCGGCACCGAGAGCCGGAAGTCGACGAGATCGGGAGGCGACGACGCCCCGCGGAAATGGTGGGCGCGGTCCTCGGAAACGACGGCGACGAGCCGGGCCGGATCCGCAAAGGGGAGCGGGCGCAGGATCGTGGCATCGACGACCGAGAAGAGCGCGGTCGCGGCGGCGATCCCGAGGCCGAGGACGGAAATGACGGCGAGCGCGAAGCCGGGCGCTCGCCGGAGGAGCCGGAGAGCGAAACGGACGTTCTGGCCGATCCCCTTCATCGAGTCACCTCACTCCTGTCTCAGGCTTCGGGACGGGTCGAGCCGCGCGGCGCGCCGCGCGGGGAGCGCGGCCGCCGCGAGCGCCGTCGCCGCGAGCGCGGCAGCCACGCCGGCGAACGTGAGCGGATCGCGCGGCGAGACCGCGTAGAGGAGCGGAGAGACGAGCCGCGTCGCCGCGATCGCGCCGCCCAGCCCGAGGGCGATGCCGACGGCGGCGGGCCGAGCGGCGTCGGCGACGATGAGTCTCACGATCGACCCCGGCGATGCGCCGACGGCGACGCGTACGCCGATCTCCCGCGTTCGCTGGGCGGCCGAGAAGCTGATCACGCCGTAGACGCCGACGCCCGCGAGCAGCACCGCGAGGAGCGCGAACGCCCCGAGGATCTCGAGCGCGATGCGG
Coding sequences within:
- a CDS encoding ABC transporter permease — encoded protein: MKGIGQNVRFALRLLRRAPGFALAVISVLGLGIAAATALFSVVDATILRPLPFADPARLVAVVSEDRAHHFRGASSPPDLVDFRLSVPALSGVAATTPWSPAATGNATPERLRGLLVSANFFSILGVRAARGRTFDPAEETPGRDRVVVVGDALWRRRYGADPRLVGRTILLNGEPYTVVGIAPPGFRWGRAYGRNAASDVWAPFALTPERIAAGQRGDEYLDLIGRIRPGVALSGAQAQVDALIRRFQRDYPDQFPPGSLVRTALVPLQRDLVGDTRKPLWILFGAVGLLLLIACTNVAGLLLARAAQRRSEIAIRIALGASRSRLFAQLLAESAVVTILSAAAGAAGGWVLLRVASRRLPPDFPGLSALAIDGRVLAFVLAVSAVTALAFGLVPLAGTAVPDVRRTIEEGRSVAARGEGRLRRGLVAGQIGLAGLLLVGAALLALSLVRILRVDPGFDPRHVITGELSLPRDRYSDADRRETFRNSVIARLEAAPGVREAGAVSILPLGGNGNNGTFDIEGRPDLAGNRAPHGESWAATPGYFATMRIPLLRGRLFNDADRPSSLPVAIVDDALARTYFGAADPVGRRIDFEGDSRERKWRVIVGIVRTVRARSLDDEPRPSFYVPFSQSHERITTFVARVDGSAAASAGALRAAVAAADPDQPLGTVAPLDELVSESVSRRRLAAALIAGFAIAALVLAAVGLYGVLAYSVARRKREIGIRMALGALPSAIAGLVLRESGRMISAGLVAGLGAAFLFTRFLSGLLFAVAPLDPVAFGGVAALLAAAGLLASFLPARRAARIDPMEALRDE